In Lathyrus oleraceus cultivar Zhongwan6 chromosome 2, CAAS_Psat_ZW6_1.0, whole genome shotgun sequence, the DNA window TCTGGTTCAAAGTCAAGCATTCCTTCAGGAGTGCCGTCAGAAATATGTCTATCAGAAACACTTCTTGCAGGAGATGTTCTAGGTGTTGGTATTTGTTGTTGTTCTAAAACAGGAGCATAAACTAAAGGAGTTTTTGTGATTGGACTTTCTGTAACTAGAGTTTCTATTATAGGATTTGATATTGGTGGTGGAATTTCTATGATTGGGGTTGATATTTGTGGGTTTGATTCTGGTGGTGGAATTGGAGTTGGTTCAGAAATAGTGGATTGAGATGGAGTTGGAATTGGTAAGATTCTAGAAAAAAATTGAATCAGAATTTAAAGAAGTGTTATCAGAAGGAAGCTTATCATAAACTCTTGAAGACTAGACGACCCTTGAAGTATCCTTCAGGATCATTGCCTTTTGGCGCTCACTTAAAGGCACCTCATCTTCGTTCTGAAAGATAGaaatcttcttcttcttctgagatCTAAAAGATCCTTCTCCTCTGAACTCCTTCTTTCTCTTTCCATGAACATCAGGGTAAGTTTCCTGAAGGTTAAACAAATCCACTAAAGGTTCAATTCCATCGTTCAGACAGCTTTCCAAGTAAGCCATCAGAACCTGTGGAGGGTCAATTTTGGTGAATAAAGGGGAGTTATCAAGGGGATTTCTTGTACCACAGATATCATCCTTAGTCAACATGACATTTGGTCTTTGAAATCTGGAGATAAGAACCATACTCTTCAGATTCTTCCCCTAGAAGACTTTACTAACGTCTTTCACCAGCTCTTTTGTCAAACCACTGACCAGAAGGTCATCCACCAGACCGCTTTCCACCAGAATATCTATAATTAATCTGCCATTGAGAATGAATTTTCTCCTAGCCTTCTTGGATGATCCACCAGTTCTGGATTCTCTGATAGAATCCCTTATGAACTTAAACAGAAGTGATGGAAGTCCTAGCTTGACACCTTTTTCCAGAACAAATAACATGATTTTCTTACGTGTGTTGATGAAGTCAAGACTATTTGTACTTGGCATATGGTTGTTGCAACCCAAAATGATCTTGAACCAAACCCTTAGGTTCCTTGTTAAGTCCTTAGCACAAGGACCCTTTTCATCAATGAAATTAGTTTCTTCCTTGAAGATGACAGGAGAAATGTTAGCATCTCTCTTAGCAGTAATGGTTGCACTGTGAACCCTCTTTCCATTACCATCATGACCAATAAGGTCCTCTATGGACTTCTTAATGATGACTATCTTCCTATTCATGACATAGGAAGTTATGGTTTCCTTCTCAGCAGTTGCATGAATCCAAAACTGCTTTACCAACACAGGGTAAACTGGGCCTGTGAATCTCTCTAAGAAAGTGTTCCATCCTTGAGCATTCAATGTTTTAGTGAAATCAAAATCATTATCCTTTAGGTTTTTGAAATCAACGATGGTTCACACATCACTGTTAACTCATTAACTGGAGTGTGAAGGGTTAATTCAGGAATTCCTTCTGACATGTTGTTGCTTTCAATTTCCTTTGAAGATTGTTGTTGTTCATCCATTTGATTTGaataagatgaagatgaagatgaagaacagTTGCAGAGAGAGAAAGGAGGTTGTTTAAAGTTTGAAAACTTGAAAGTGTGGGAGAATTGTGCgtgtagtgtgaaaatgtgagtgaagcGGGTTTAAATAGAAAATTTTGCAATGACGACAAAAAGGAGTGCGCAGTCATAAGGGGGAGTGTAAAGGTTTATACCTAATTCTAATAATTGTTAAACTCAATGTGTCACGCTTTTATCAtgcatgctcagaaagtgggacaatTGTCGCCACTAAGAACCACATGAAATCAAACGACAAGACAACCATTTAATGCAACAACTGTTCAGAATCAGGAAGATAAATCGATAAGATTTcttctgatcagaacctttctAATTCATGAAAACCtccttacttcagaaagctcGTGTTTCAGAGTCAGAAAGAAAacaatctcagaatctaatcCATAGTTCTGAAGACTTTTACATTCTGAAAAACATCTTTTCATTATGGACATAATTtcataaataagtttttcagaatgaaCATGAATCTATCTTtagcaaggggttttgtaaagatatcatctcattgatggtttgtatcaacaaattttaagtgaaaaattcTCTTCTAAACATAGTCACGTAgaaagtgatgttttatttcaatatgcttagccctagaatgcaagataggattcttagataaacagATAGTTGAggtattatcacagagaataggaatgttactcttAGATATCTTataatcttccagctgactctttatccagagtatctgagtgttGTATCCAGAAGCTGCAATGTATTCAGTTTCAGCTGTTGAGAGTGaaattgttgattgtctcttgctggaccatgagatcaagttATCTCCCAGAAATTGGCAACTTTCAGAAGTACTTTTTCTTTCAATTCTATCTCCAGCATAGTCAGTgtcacaatagcctactaatttatactcacttgattttctataaaataaaccaaggTTAGTTGTACCTTttagatacctaaagattcttttaacaacagttaagtgagtttccctaggatctgattggaagcaAGCACATAAGCAGACACTGAATAAGATACCAGGTCTAGAAGTGTTTAGATAtagaagagaacctatcatacatctgaatagcttctgatttaccttacgGTTTACCTCTTCCTTCTCTAGAATCCATGTAGGATCCATTGGAGTCTTTGCTAGCTTGCATTCTGATAAGTTGAatttcttcagaagttcctttgtatatttgctttgatgaataTCAGTGCCTTCTGATCTTTGATCAATCggaattcccagaaagaacttaAGTTCTCCAATCAGACTCATTTCGAATTCTGCCTGCATAGACTTAGCAAAATTCTTGCACAACGACGCATTAGCAcaaccaaaaataatatcatcaacatatatttgcacaaccagaatgtcattcttgaaggtttctcaaaagagagttgtgtccactttccctctagtaaaatcattttccaactgaaagttgcttagtctatcatactaagctctgggagcttgctttagaccatacaaatattttttcaatttaaaaacaaaatcaggattttgagaactttcaaaaccaggaggttgatgcacatatacttcttcagaaatatattcattcaggaatgcactcttaacatccatctgataaaggatgatgttatgattgactgcaaaagaaattaaaagacgaatagactctaacttgccaagattctctttagtgtttaacataaaaCATTCACATCCAAAGGGATAAAAGTAAGAAATGTTTAGCTTtctgttcttccacaattcataaggagtcttacccagaataggtCGGATAGAAATcttgttctgaatataacacgttgtgTTGACTGCTTCTGCCtagaaatgcttagccatatcagtttcttggatcatggtgtgggccatttcttgcaaagtcctattgttcctttctacaactccatttttctatggagttctaggataggagaaatcatgggaaatatCATTTGAAccaaaaagattttcaaaatttttattttcaaattcgacaccatgatcacttctgactttaactattttgcaattcatttctgtttgcactagtgagcagaaggtagaaaacacagaatgtgactcatccttgtgtttcaagaactttacccatgtccaacgactgtagtcatcaactatgactaatccatacttctttccattaatAGAAGCAGTTTTCATgggtccaaacaaatcaatgtgcataagttctaacggtctagagatagaaacaacagtttttgctttgaaagatgttttagaaaacttgcctttctggcatgcttcacaaagagcatctgaagcaaacttcagtttgggtagacctctgactaattcaagcttatttagctgagaaatccttctcatgctaacatgacCCAAACATCTATGCCAGacccattgctcctcattaacagacattagacattttacattttgatcttcaagatccgaaagtctaattttataaatgttgtttttcctttttccgttaaaaaggattgtaccatctttctgacATACAGTcttacaagacttttgattaaagatgatatcataaccattgtcactaagttggcTAATAGAAAATAGGTTATTCATCAGACCATCAACTAAAAtaacattagtaatagaaggaagtgTATCGTTACCAATGGTTCTAGAGTCAATGATCTTTCCTTCATAATTTCCTCTGAAACCAACGAAGCCTACTGGCTTAAGTTtcaaatcttggaacatagaccttaTGCATGTcatgtgtcacgagcatccactgtccaggtaccatgattggtgtctcaACTGAATTATTAAGGATGTCTGCaacaaaaattattttatccttaggaacccactttttgggtcctcttttgttaggtttcccagagtttcttacaactttgaatcttttagcagaaggataatcatgagagatttgtgcatgatacttaggtttcaaAACAGAGTTCTTATCCGTAGTATGCTTCTGTGTCTGTGCAGAAGTATCAAGCTCAGCGCCAGCAGGCACGaaatgcacatagagaggttttggtttaaccttctgactttcgtcaggttttaTAGATTTTGTACAACCCAAACATTTTCTgccatttctgctaactccatagGTCAAAGAAtccattttgcttctatctatgcttttagccaAAAAGTACTAGAATGCTCTGTCATATTTGATGATGCAATCAGTACTAGAAGCTTCTGAAGTTATTTCCTCgtctagttttgaaattttgcttttcaaagcaaaGTTGTTACTTTCTAAATAAAATACTTTTTTGTTTAGAGAGGAAATATATTTCTCAATCTCTTTCTGAGTTTCAGAAGCAgttacttggacttgtttaaggtccttgtatttactctgaagactctggtacttttctAGCATTTCAGAGAGGCGTAATTCAATATCAGAACGAGATAGATTatacctcttcagaatcagagtcGTATTCTGATTCTGATAATACCTTGTGCTATCAAATTTGACCAACCAGTTTTTGTGGCATGTCATATGATTTGAGCAGCTTGTATCTAGATACCATGATCTTGCTTTATGTTGATCTTTAGGAACTGTAGTTATTAACACTACATTGTCATCATCTGAATCATCTTGGAATATTTTATATTCATCATCACCATTGTTATAATAACCTCATTTTTCACGGATATAGCATTGAATGTGGTTCTTATCTTGCTTTGAGTCTTTTGTCGGTTGAAGTTTGATGTCCATCTGCCTTTCTTGAAGGATTCGAGTTTACCATCATGTTTGGTCTTCTAGAACCTTGAACTTCTATACTCCTTGAACTTATCTTGAATTTTCTTGCCTTTGTGCCTCTCAAAATCATCACTCTATTTTGAAAACTCAAGCTTGCAGAGTTTAAATTGACTTTTCCACTCCCTTTCTTTCTAGAATAATCAGCTCATGTGCTTCTAAAGATCCTATAAgatcatccattcatcattttcTCAATCATCACTTCACCATAGCTTTTCATTGTGCGAACCAAGCCTTGCATCTTTGATGCATAGGCTACAACAACTTCATTCTTCTCCATTTACAGCAATGCACATTGTCTTCTCATATATTGCAACTTAACACCCTTCACATTGTAATGTCTTTAAAGTATTTAATCAAGATATCTTATGTCTCCTTTGTCCTCTCCCAATTCTTTCCATCAAGGATTGAAAAATCTTGAAGTTGTGTATTTTACACAATCAAGAATCAGGCTCAAGATATACCAAATTTGTTAGAACTAGGGATTTCTTGCTCTACAAGAAATAAGGGGAAGAGAAAATATAAAGAGAATTGAGAAGGATCAAAGTGATGATTGTATTTAATTATGCTTGATAAGTAATACAAACATGTGTAACATCGTTTATATAGGATTATATTACTAATTAACTTCTAGTTAGTAGCCATATAGTCATTTAGTAATAACCACATATTTAAGTAGTAGTAAATTATGAATACCTAACCACCATATTAACTAACTTCTAAACAATCTAGGATTGTTTAACTAACAACAATTCTTAGGGCATCATATTTTTCTCTACGAAATAAGATGACACTTTTCCTCCAAATAGAAAACTCATACTAAGTTGCGATAGTTCCAAAATTTTAAATAAAGATTTGTTACTGTCTTATAGGTTGAGAGAAAACGTTATCAACGATAATTGATATTGTTTTTCTCTGTTACAACAAAATGAAAAATAATCACAATGAAACAACATTAGAAACGAGTAGATTCTTATTTTAATTAGCaacaaaaaaattataaaatCAGTCTCTAAAATCATCATTaatgaaaaataataaatttttaaattaaatatcaaaatgAACCTCGAAATCAACCTTCAGAAGCAGATAAgatattaaatctaaaatttatTATAGATAGATTTATTAATGTCTTTTCAAGATTGACTTATAAAGTATTTCGCGTAAAAATATCTTTTATCTTTTCAATAATGTAGatcatttctttttctttctaaCATAGTTCTTTCTTAGGATTTTCTCTCATTTCCAAATTATCAAACTTTTAAAGTCAATTTCTATCATGATTCTATAAATCTTAACAATAACTACAATTTGTAACGTAACAACATCTCTAACTTTTGAGATTGTAATAGTCTTAACGTGACTACGACGCCGCAACGGCTATTTGAAACCTTGGATAGATCCCTACCAATAAATGAGAGGTTTTTTGTTTTCCAAATAGATAACTTTATGATCTTGTCTCTTATTCAAAGGAAACAAAATATTTCTCAAAATTTTATTGATGTAACATAGGAGCACTTAAATAGATTGATGCTTAATATCCAATGTAATTAACACTTTCACATGGTATTTAATAATTAACTTAAATAAGTGCAAACTGTTTGCTAGTACTTATAAATCAACAACTTTTAAAAGAATAACTATTCATGATCAACTTCAAAACAATTACTACATGccaaaaaaaatatatataaaattcAAATATACTAATAATATTGGTCGAAAAATCCTTAcaaataaaaattattatttatgTCAATACTTTTATTTGACAATTGAAAATGACATTCAATAGTAAAGTGTCGTTAATTTTAATTTGAAAttaatgaattaaaaaaaagTCTACTTAATAAACATACTAACCTAAAATTTTCTAAATAGTACTAAGAATTAGATATTTAAATAGACTCATTTAATTTTTAATCAAAAACAAACTAACTATGGTATGCAGAAAATGTTTTCCATCCTAAGAATTAGAACTCCGATTGAACTGTGCGGGTGGAGGCTGCTGAGGAGGGCGGCCCAGCAACAGCTTGTCTCTGATCAATCTTTGAATCATTACCAGTTATAGAAAATGCATAATCGAGATAACTTAACATGGTAGGATTTAAATTCAAACCATATCTTTGAGGATCATGAATATCGTATAGATTACAAACCTAGAAGTAACAGCTTCATCATTCCCTGGAGAAGTTTCAGGAGTGGGAGAATTGTCACAACCAGTTGCCCTACAAGATCTCTTACTTGGACCAAAAGTATCGAAGCTTCCAAATGTCAGACCACCTTTCAAAGCCTCTGGCACTTGGAAATGTTTTGGATAAGTAACACGTTGCCTCGCCTCAGTTGATTGCACATGAGCTTCTGAAGCTGATACTTCTGTGACATTGGCTATTTTACAAACATCTGCCAACACACCGAAAGGCATTATTGTTATTATAATTATAAAAGTATACAATTAGAGATACAACAGAAAGAATTGTGTGGAAAAAAACTTATAAATAACAGAATTTTGGTGACTCTGGATTTTATCAGTATTATTCCTTAAAGCGCGGGATTATTTCAGCACATTAAATCTGAGAGTAAACTGATTGGAGAAAAATCCAAACACAGGTGACAGATAATGTTTATATTATAATATAGGCACAATCAGGCAGATTTCCCCTTAAAATATCTTCAGAATAGGTTTCAAAGGTTTCTCCCCAGTCTTTTTTCTAGACCATGTGAGCTTTACTTCAGTTCAGTTAATACTTTACTCCAATACTAGGGAAAACCATCATGGTATCCATCTAGTAAAATTGTTTGATCAAAAAACTCAAGGTTACAACCTATACGAGAATGTGTGTAGATGGAAACAGGAGATGTCAAACAATTTTGTTATGAGATTTAACAAATATAGAATAAGAATTTTACCTTGAGGTGGCCTCAAAGAGCTATTCAATGATAAAGAGGATGAGAGTCGCTCAGATAGCAAGTTACTTTCAACTTCATTTAACTTTAGTATGGCATTTGGGTTGCTTGTTGAATTCATTGACCTAGATTTTTCATTCTTGGATGCTGATAAACCAGTGGCTTCTTCAAGTTTGTTTCCTTCAACATGATTTGACGGACATTGATCAGAACTTGATAGATATTTTCCTTGGTCAGTACTTGTAATTGAGCTGACGGTTTCTTTAGGGGAGGTGATTGCTGCAACAGCAACAACAGCTTGATGCTGGATATTTTCTTGATTGACAGTGTCATTAGCAGCTGAACTGGTTTCAGGGAGGCTCAGTACACTACCTATGAGAGATTGGCTAGAAGAACCATGACCAGAGTTTCCATTGCATGGATTTGCAGCATTATGGGGTACAACAGCTGAACCTCTGCAATTGAAGAATCACGCGATATTATCAATTTGCTCGTGCAAGCCGCTTTTCAAATAAACTCTCAGTAAGACAAAAATCAAGTAGGGAATTGCTTCAATATTGTAGTTATTACGCATTAAGTTATGAAACAATAATGAGTGATAATGTTAAACTTTGTAAAAGGCTTACCCAATACAAAGCTTTTTACCAAAATCAATACAAGATTTGGTTATAATTTTAGATGCAAACAAACAAAATACAATAGGGATATCAATTATCGCCTTACTTTTTTTCTTTAGTTTGTTTACTTCTTTCCGTGTATTGCCTTTTTTTAGCGATAAACAAGAAACTAATAAACCTTTTTCTTTCCACTATTACATTTTCTTATAATCAAAGATAAAATAGTAAGAAAAACAAGTGAagaaaatatataaaaattaCAACCTTGAGGCTTGAGGTGGTGTATTAGTTATTTTCTGTAAATCTGACTGAGTAGAGGAACCATTAGTTTTCTCTGCAATATGGACTCCATTTTCCCTTTGAATAGCAAGCTTCCTCCCACCACCACCATCTAACAAGAGATTTTGCAAGAAAAGTAACAGAAAATGAGCTAATAAAGTGGCAGGAAATTTATGATGCATAGGACAGATCTCTGTGCTATGCAAAAGATAATTGCAATAGCACCAAAAGAAAAAAGTGAGGACAGCGTGCGACTCTATTTCATCCTGGTAGATTAAAAAAGGGGTATAATAGAGCTGATGCAAAACGAAACAGAAGTATAATTTCCAGGGCTTAGGTGAAATATCCTAAATTATTTTAGAAGGAAAGAACCGCCTAGTGTACACACATCCTACTATCAAGCGTCTAAAAAGCATTTTACAGACTGATGGTTTTTAGATGATCTTAAGTGGGAAAGAATCTTCATAAACGAAACAGAGGAAAACGAAAACAAATACAACTATCAAGCCTCTAAAAAGAATGAAAATCGTACCAAAAAACTTTGAGGAAAAGCCCCCTGAAGCACCTCTTGCCCCCCTCCCCTGTCCATGTTGTTTTGATCTAGACTCCTCAGAAACCCTGCCACTCAATACCTACAATGGTCAGGTTATAAACAAATCAATCGACCTAATAAATGATAGAGAAAACTATGGTAacactaacaactaacaactagACTTGTGCAATCACAAAAAACACACATGAAATGTTAAATAACCCATATACAACCAACTGCAAAACACAAAACAGGTCTCTTACAGTTTGCAAGTGATAATGCACGATTACATAGTGCACCCTACATATTCAGCAATCTAACTTTCAAATGCAATTACAAATTTACACACCAACTGCATAATATTGCACAGCAAGCAACAGTAAAACAGAAGTAAACCAAATAcaaaggaaaaaaaaaaaaaaaattacttCCTTCCTCCTCTTGCGTCTCCTTCTTACCTCATGAAAAGTATCTggaaacaaaaaaaaaatccatAATTCAAAACAAACTTGCTTTGAAAATCCATAATCCATAAGATAACAAATAACAAAGAAAAACGAAATCAAAACATCTGAGTTTCACACTCAGCTTGAGTTGAAAATCAAAACACAATaaacatttaaattaaattaaatcaaaTTAATAAAATCAGCTAAACTTAACAGAAACCACAGGCATCACTAGCTATGATAACAGTGAAGTCAAGTTTCAAACTTGCAACAAATACATGATCAATTAGTGAATAACAAAGCAGATACTgaaaaagaagatgaaaaatCGCAGAGTATAGGAAGCTGAAGAGTAACCTAAATAGAGAAGCTTCTGAGCGGTTTCCTTGGGATCCATAGAACATTCTTTAAGGACGACGTAGATTTCATCGGAACTGTGGTGATTTCCGGTGATCTCTCTGATTTCATTGATGGTGTTCTGTACATTGTTGGGGATCGGAACCCTAGAGCCGCCACCAGCGCCGCTCATTCTGTCTGGGGTTAATAGAAAAATTACCGCTACCGACTGTAAAAAAAATATTAACTTTTTTTCCGTAATTTACAAATATTTTCTTAAGAATAAAattatagttttttttttcttAAGAATAAATTTATATAGTTTTTTTTCTTTGTGAACACTCCATACACTTAACATTAAATTGATATGGATACTTTCAATAaatcaaataataatattaataaaaatatatattttttagttattttaattatattttatttcaattatttttcttgtttatttatacttttgtttaattattttatatttcatatttcatatttaatattctttatttaatatataaatatttatttgattttatatttactaagatatataataattattttatatCAAATATATTAATTTGAAATATATAAACTTTTAAGATTTTAAAACGTATGAAAATTGACACATCTCTATAATTTTATATACtatataaattttattatttattcaataattcattaagtaatattttaattaattagatatgttattatattttaattatttattttataaatactTATATTGATAAAATAGCaaaaatttatatatataaattGTTAAGtttttttgataattttttgcATCAAATTAAGAATATTTTTATAATTTCACCTATTTGCTTACTATTCATTAATAGCTATAAAactaaaaaaatatataaaaaatagCTACT includes these proteins:
- the LOC127117762 gene encoding GBF-interacting protein 1, producing the protein MSGAGGGSRVPIPNNVQNTINEIREITGNHHSSDEIYVVLKECSMDPKETAQKLLYLDTFHEVRRRRKRRKEVLSGRVSEESRSKQHGQGRGARGASGGFSSKFFDGGGGRKLAIQRENGVHIAEKTNGSSTQSDLQKITNTPPQASRGSAVVPHNAANPCNGNSGHGSSSQSLIGSVLSLPETSSAANDTVNQENIQHQAVVAVAAITSPKETVSSITSTDQGKYLSSSDQCPSNHVEGNKLEEATGLSASKNEKSRSMNSTSNPNAILKLNEVESNLLSERLSSSLSLNSSLRPPQDVCKIANVTEVSASEAHVQSTEARQRVTYPKHFQVPEALKGGLTFGSFDTFGPSKRSCRATGCDNSPTPETSPGNDEAVTSRFVIYTIFMILKDMV